The Sporichthya brevicatena genome has a window encoding:
- a CDS encoding cobalamin biosynthesis protein yields the protein MRRTRATGLALGVLADALLADPRRGHPVAGFGRAAAALERATWRDSRAAGVRYTALAVGVPVVAAALLQRRAARSPLAETALTAVSTWAVLGGTSLGREADLMARHLQGGDLSAARGRLSHLCARDPSGLGEKELARATVESVAENTGDAVVAPLFWGAVAGVPGLVGYRAVNTLDAMVGYRNERHTNFGWASARLDDVANLLPARLTGLLTVPAARAVGGSPRRAAAVLAADRRVHPSPNAGWCEAAAAGALDVRLGGANTYHGAVETRGTLHAAGREPEVADIGRAVRLSRAVGLGAAALAVIAAGLTGRQGRSG from the coding sequence GTGAGACGGACGCGCGCGACGGGATTGGCGCTGGGCGTCCTGGCTGACGCCCTGCTCGCCGACCCGCGGCGCGGCCACCCGGTCGCGGGGTTCGGGCGGGCGGCCGCCGCTCTCGAACGCGCGACCTGGCGCGACTCCCGCGCCGCCGGCGTGCGGTACACCGCCCTCGCCGTCGGAGTGCCGGTGGTGGCAGCTGCCCTGCTGCAGCGGCGGGCGGCGCGGTCGCCGCTGGCCGAGACCGCGCTGACGGCGGTGAGCACGTGGGCCGTGCTCGGCGGGACCAGCCTCGGTCGCGAGGCGGATCTGATGGCTCGTCATCTCCAGGGCGGCGACCTGTCGGCCGCCCGGGGTCGGCTCTCGCACCTGTGCGCCCGGGACCCGTCGGGGCTGGGGGAGAAGGAGCTCGCCCGCGCCACGGTCGAGTCCGTCGCGGAGAACACCGGCGACGCCGTCGTCGCGCCGTTGTTCTGGGGCGCGGTCGCCGGCGTGCCGGGGCTGGTGGGGTACCGCGCGGTGAACACCCTCGACGCGATGGTCGGCTACCGCAACGAGCGCCACACGAACTTCGGGTGGGCCTCCGCGCGTCTCGACGACGTCGCGAACCTCCTGCCGGCCCGGCTGACGGGTCTGCTGACGGTGCCGGCGGCCCGGGCCGTGGGGGGCTCCCCGCGGCGGGCGGCGGCGGTTCTCGCCGCGGACCGGCGGGTCCATCCGAGCCCGAACGCGGGCTGGTGCGAGGCGGCGGCGGCCGGCGCGCTCGACGTCCGGCTCGGCGGCGCGAACACCTACCACGGCGCCGTCGAGACCCGGGGCACGTTGCACGCCGCCGGGCGGGAGCCCGAGGTCGCCGACATCGGCCGGGCGGTCCGGCTCTCGCGAGCGGTGGGGCTCGGTGCAGCTGCTCTCGCGGTGATCGCCGCCGGGCTGACGGGTCGTCAGGGCAGGTCCGGGTGA
- a CDS encoding NAD(P)-dependent oxidoreductase, with amino-acid sequence MAVVVTGSAGFLGQAVVARLLAAGREVIGIDRRGGVPTGPGHTELHADLIGSDGVAADAIREAGGVIHLAGCPGVRDSRTDVAWHRHRDNVLATAAVLGAAPRRTTVVVATSSSIYGGSVGGRPCAETDPLNPRGGYAASKALAEALCRDHNEAGGRVVVARPFTVAGEGQRSDMALSMWIDAARAGRPLRILGGPERTRDVTDVRDAARALIALLDAGEPGPVNVGTGVPIRLDAMIDAIATALDVDVRTRVEPAGPEEVSDTRADTRRLERIVGFVPHTDLADVVARQIAAADFEQVAESGRVPA; translated from the coding sequence AGTCGTGGTCACCGGGTCGGCCGGGTTCCTCGGTCAGGCCGTCGTGGCGCGTCTGCTCGCCGCGGGGCGCGAGGTGATCGGCATCGACCGGCGCGGCGGCGTGCCCACCGGTCCCGGCCACACCGAGCTGCACGCCGACCTGATCGGGTCCGACGGCGTCGCCGCCGACGCGATCCGTGAGGCCGGCGGTGTCATCCACCTCGCCGGCTGCCCGGGTGTGCGGGACTCCCGCACCGACGTCGCCTGGCACCGGCACCGCGACAACGTGCTGGCCACCGCCGCGGTGCTCGGCGCCGCCCCCCGGCGGACGACCGTCGTCGTGGCGACCTCGTCCTCGATCTACGGCGGGTCGGTCGGCGGCCGCCCGTGCGCGGAGACCGACCCCCTGAACCCGCGTGGCGGGTACGCCGCGAGCAAGGCGCTGGCCGAGGCCCTGTGCCGCGACCACAACGAGGCCGGCGGCCGTGTGGTCGTCGCGCGGCCGTTCACGGTCGCCGGCGAGGGCCAGCGCTCGGACATGGCGCTGTCGATGTGGATCGACGCCGCGCGTGCGGGACGCCCGCTGCGGATCCTCGGCGGGCCCGAGCGCACCCGTGACGTCACCGACGTCCGGGACGCCGCCCGGGCGCTGATCGCGCTGCTGGACGCGGGGGAGCCCGGGCCCGTGAACGTCGGCACCGGCGTCCCGATCCGGCTCGACGCGATGATCGACGCGATCGCGACTGCGCTGGACGTCGACGTCCGCACACGCGTGGAGCCGGCCGGGCCCGAGGAGGTCTCCGACACGCGCGCGGACACCCGGCGGCTGGAGCGCATCGTCGGCTTCGTGCCGCACACGGACCTCGCCGATGTGGTGGCCCGTCAGATCGCGGCCGCCGACTTCGAGCAGGTCGCGGAGTCCGGCCGCGTCCCTGCGTGA